The following coding sequences lie in one Spinacia oleracea cultivar Varoflay chromosome 1, BTI_SOV_V1, whole genome shotgun sequence genomic window:
- the LOC110795868 gene encoding 40S ribosomal protein S3a translates to MAVGKNKRISKGKKGGKKKASDPFAKKDWYDIKAPSIFNTRSVGKTLVTRTQGTKIASEGLKHRVFEISLADLQNDEDQFFRKIRLRAEDVQGRNVLTNFWGMDFTTDKLRSLVRKWQTLIEAHVDVKTTDNFTLRMFCIAFTKRRPNQVKRTTYAQSSQIRQIRRKMREIMVNQASSCDLKELVAKFIPESIGKEIEKATMGIYPLQNVYIRKVKILKAPKFDLGKLMEVHGDYSEDVGVKLDRPAEEAVVEGEATEVVGA, encoded by the exons CTCCGATCCATTTGCCAAGAAGGATTGGTATGACATCAAGGCACCTTCAATCTTCAACACCAGGAGTGTTGGCAAAACCCTAGTTACCCGTACTCAGGGTACCAAG attgcATCTGAGGGACTTAAGCATAGAGTTTTTGAGATCTCATTGGCTGATCTTCAAAACGACGAGGATCAATTCTTCAGGAAGATCCGTCTGAGAGCAGAGGATGTTCAGGGCCGTAATGTGCTCACTAACTTCTGG ggTATGGACTTTACAACCGACAAGTTGAGGTCTTTGGTTCGCAAGTGGCAGACTTTGATCGAGGCTCATGTTGACGTAAAAACAACCGACAACTTTACCCTACGTATGTTCTGCATTGCCTTCACCAAGAGACGTCCCAACCAGGTGAAGAGGACCACCTATGCGCAATCTAGCCAGATTCGTCAG ATCCGCCGTAAGATGCGTGAGATCATGGTCAACCAGGCTAGCTCTTGTGATCTCAAGGAGCTTGTTGCAAAGTTTATCCCAGAATCCATTGGAAAGGAGATTGAGAAGGCCACCATGGGAATCTACCCACTTCAAAATGTGTACATCAGGAAGGTCAAGATCCTCAAGGCACCTAAATTTGATCTTGGAAAATTGATGGAG GTTCACGGTGACTATTCTGAGGATGTAGGTGTAAAATTAGACAGGCCAGCGGAGGAAGCCGTTGTTGAGGGTGAGGCCACAGAAGTTGTTGGTGCCTAA